The Pogona vitticeps strain Pit_001003342236 chromosome 6, PviZW2.1, whole genome shotgun sequence genome contains a region encoding:
- the DHX30 gene encoding ATP-dependent RNA helicase DHX30 isoform X3, whose protein sequence is MRSVLVGGWHAMLQTVLDISSFDSSLFCFSRNLDPFAAPEMFSLNSCRRDRTMQVDSRDLLKEFPQPKNLLNSVIGRALGISHARDKLVYIHTNGPRKKKVTLLIKWPKNVEVEGYGTKKIDAERQAAAAACQLFKGWGLLGPRNELFDAAKYRILAEQLGCPDERWCSESRWRSKSGPSLADLSTCWRRMEPDEPVQPLEQHNRLPKPIRKEELEEGELEEGELEEGELEEETIDVSNYLSLTHPEARTPPRDMRDGFSLEMTDDSTALRALTQFPLPKNLLAQVIQIATSSSTVKEYMQFRTVGTKTKICKLSLRWPCPMTFAAKGRRKVEAENKAAALACQKLKSLGLVDKNNNPLSHAMYNMTSLRELGENQRKPWHIKVPETTLRKIENYLNHYPLDAHESRPRLAEDMMNLSKESGTLSDAITGKTYIPLSELEEARLSQNLLAVWKRRGSSWQESHPLPVDSHKEAILSAMEQNPVVVIAGDTGCGKTTRIPQLMLEHYILEGRGAQCNMVITQPRRISAISVAQRVAQELGPNMRKNVGYQVRLESKPPARGGALLFCTVGILLRKLQGNPHLEGVSHVIVDEVHERDVNTDFLLILLKGIQKQNPHIRLVLMSATGDNKRFAQYFGDCPVVKVPGFMYPVKEYYLEEIMAMLGRGRNWQYETKQSDEECVLDLELITDLILQIDAQGEPGGLLCFLPGWQEIKGVQQRLLETLGSHNSRYLVLPVHSNIPMMDQQSIFQRPPPGVRKIVLATNIAETSITINDIVHVVDSGTHKEERYDLKTKVSCLETVWVSKSNVVQRRGRAGRCQSGFAYHLFSRSRLDRMPTFQVPEILRTPLENLVVQAKIHMPEKTAVEFLSKALDSPDIKAVDEAVILLQEIGVLDHREALTTLGKRLAQISTDPRLAKAIVLASIYRCIHPLLVIVSCLTRDPFSSSLQNRTEVDKAKAVLSRESGSDHLAFVRAVAGWEEVLRRRDSRARDNYLQDYLLYAPSLRFINGLVKQFSENLYEAYLVPTPMDCLLPSSACNQYSEEEELVKGVLMAGLYPNLIQVRQGKVTRQGKFKPNSYTYRTKAGTVLLHKSTINREASKLYSRWLTYFMAVKSNGGVFVRDSSQVHPLAVLLMTDTDIHVRDDGWRATVSLVDSDLLVLEGDSYTIRLLRDFRVALSRMVETCLCYEMAAIPGDLHHQHSQLLDILVDLLKGPTGSFGT, encoded by the exons ATAGGACAATGCAAGTAG attcAAGGGATTTGTTGAAGGAATTTCCCCAGCCTAAAAATCTGCTCAACAGTGTTATCGGAAGAGCCCTTGGAATCTCTCACGCCAGAGACAAGCTGGTGTACATCCATACCAATGGGCCACGGAAAAAG AAGGTCACGCTGCTCATCAAGTGGCCAAAGAATGTGGAAGTGGAAGGGTACGGGACCAAGAAGATCGATGCTGAGCGCcaggctgccgccgccgcttgccAGCTCTTCAAG GGTTGGGGCCTGCTGGGCCCCCGGAACGAGCTCTTTGACGCCGCCAAGTACCGCATCCTGGCCGAGCAGCTGGGCTGCCCCGACGAGCGGTGGTGCTCTGAGAGCCGCTGGCGCTCCAAGTCTGGCCCGTCGCTGGCCGACCTCTCGACTTGCTGGCGACGGATGGAGCCCGACGAGCCCGTCCAGCCCCTGGAGCAGCACAACCGGCTGCCGAAACCCATCCGGaaggaggagctggaggagggCGAGCTGGAAGAAGGGGAGCTGGAGGAGGGCGAGCTGGAGGAAGAGACCATTGACGTTTCGAACTACCTGTCTCTGACGCACCCGGAGGCTCGGACCCCTCCCCGGGACATGAG GGATGGCTTCTCTCTTGAAATGACAGATGACAGCACGGCCCTCCGGGCGCTGACTCAGTTTCCTCTGCCCAAAAACCTCCTAGCCCAGGTGATCCAGATTGCCACGTCTTCCTCAACGGTCAAG gaGTACATGCAGTTCCGAACGGTGGGCACCAAGACCAAGATCTGCAAGCTGTCGCTACGCTGGCCCTGCCCCATGACCTTCGCAGCCAAGGGCCGCCGCAAGGTGGAGGCGGAGAACAAAGCCGCCGCCCTGGCCTGCCAGAAGCTGAAG AGCCTGGGCTTGGTGGACAAGAACAATAACCCCCTGAGCCACGCCATGTACAACATGACCTCCCTTCGCGAACTGGGCGAGAACCAGCGGAAGCCGTGGCACATTAAAGTCCCCGAGACGACCCTGCGCAAGATCGAGAACTACCTGAATCAC TATCCTTTGGATGCTCACGAATCTCGGCCGCGGCTTGCCGAAGACATGATGAACTTGAGCAAGGAGTCTGGCACCCTCAGCGATGCCATCACGGGCAAAACCTACATCCCCTTGTCTGAGCTGGAGGAGGCGCGCCTCAGCCAGAACCTGCTGGCGGTTTGGAAGAGGAGGGGCAGTTCCTGGCAAGAGAGCCACCCACTGCCGGTGGATTCCCACAAAGAAGCCATCCTCTCGGCCATGGAGCAGAACCCGGTGGTGGTGATCGCCGGAGACACGGGCTGCGGGAAGACCACCCGCATCCCCCAGTTGATGCTGGAGCACTACATCCTGGAAGGGCGCGGGGCCCAGTGCAACATGGTCATCACCCAGCCTCGGCGGATCAGCGCCATCTCAGTGGCCCAGCGGGTGGCTCAGGAGCTGGGCCCCAACATGAGGAAGAACGTGGGCTACCAGGTGCGGCTGGAGAGCAAGCCCCCGGCCCGGGGAGGGGCCCTCCTCTTCTGCACGGTGGGCATCCTTCTCCGGAAGCTGCAGGGCAACCCCCACCTGGAAGGGGTGAGTCACGTCATCGTGGACGAGGTGCACGAGCGGGATGTCAACACCGACTTCCTCCTCATCCTGCTGAAGGGCATCCAGAAGCAGAACCCCCACATCCGGCTGGTGCTGATGAGCGCCACGGGGGACAATAAGCGCTTCGCCCAGTACTTTGGGGACTGCCCGGTGGTCAAGGTCCCGGGCTTCATGTATCCCGTGAAGGAGTACTACCTGGAGGAGATCATGGCCATGCTCGGGCGCGGCCGGAATTGGCAATACGAGACCAAG CAATCAGACGAGGAGTGTGTCCTTGACCTTGAGCTGATCACGGACCTCATCCTTCAGATTGATGCCCAAGGAGAGCCAG GTGGCCTCCTGTGCTTCCTTCCCGGCTGGCAGGAGATCAAGGGAGTGCAGCAGCGCCTCTTGGAGACGCTTGGATCTCACAACAGCCGCTACCTCGTCTTACCAG ttCATTCCAACATCCCCATGATGGATCAGCAGAGCATCTTCCAACGTCCCCCTCCGGGCGTGAGGAAGATCGTCCTGGCCACCAACATTGCCGAGACCTCCATCACCATCAACGACATTGTCCACGTGGTGGACAGCGGGACCCACAAGGAGGAACGCTACGATCTCAAGACCAAg GTCTCCTGCCTGGAGACGGTGTGGGTGTCCAAGTCGAACGTCGTCCAGAGGCGAGGACGCGCCGGGCGCTGCCAGTCGGGCTTTGCCTACCACCTCTTCTCTCGCAGCCGCCTGGACAGGATGCCCACCTTCCAGGTGCCCGAGATCCTCCGTACACCCCTGGAGAACCTGGTGGTTCAGGCCAAGATCCACATGCCGGAGAAAACG GCGGTGGAATTCCTCTCCAAAGCCCTGGACAGTCCCGACATCAAAGCTGTGGATGAGGCCGTGATCCTGCTGCAGGAGATTG GTGTGCTGGACCACCGGGAGGCCTTGACCACTTTGGGCAAGCGCCTGGCTCAAATCTCCACCGACCCCCGGCTGGCCAAGGCCATTGTGCTGGCCTCCATCTACCGCTGCATCCACCCGCTCCTGGTCATCGTTTCCTGCCTGACGCGGGACCCCTTCAGCAGCAGCCTGCAGAACCGCACCGAGGTGGACAAA gccaAGGCCGTTCTGAGCCGAGAGAGCGGCAGCGACCACTTGGCCTTCGTGCGGGCAGTGGCGGGCTGGGAGGAAGTCCTCCGGCGCAGGGACAGCCGTGCCCGGGACAACTACCTGCAGGACTATCTCCTCTACGCGCCCAGCCTCCGCTTTATCAACG GCCTCGTGAAGCAGTTCTCGGAAAATCTTTACGAAGCCTACCTGGTGCCGACGCCCATGGACTGCCTCCTGCCCTCCTCGGCCTGCAACCAGTACAGTGAGGAAGAGGAGCTGGTGAAGGGCGTCCTGATGGCGGGCCTCTACCCCAATCTCATCCAGGTGAG GCAAGGCAAAGTGACCCGGCAGGGGAAGTTCAAGCCCAACAGCTACACCTACCGGACCAAGGCTGGAACGGTTCTCCTGCACAAGTCGACGATCAACCG GGAAGCGTCGAAGCTGTACAGCCGCTGGTTGACCTACTTCATGGCGGTCAAGTCCAATGGAGGGGTCTTTGTGCGCGATTCCTCGCAGGTGCACCCTTTGGCCGTGTTGCTCATGACGGATACGGACATCCACGTGCGGG ATGACGGCTGGCGGGCCACGGTCTCCCTGGTGGACAGTGACCTCCTGGTGCTGGAAGGAGACTCGTACACCATCCGGCTCTTGCGCGACTTCCGGGTGGCCCTCTCCAGGATGGTGGAGACCTGCCTTTGCTACGAGATGGCGGCCATTCCGGGCGACCTCCACCACCAGCACAGCCAGCTCCTGGACATCCTGGTGGACCTACTCAAGGGGCCGACAGGCAGCTTTGGAACCTAG
- the DHX30 gene encoding ATP-dependent RNA helicase DHX30 isoform X2 encodes MAATGRLLRTLVVGAVGPLGGTRPRLGGGGGRGMWRRALCERACGAEVAPEERESEGGMSCEEEPPAAAPLASGDDDEEEAAAAQGLRGAPFGTDSRDLLKEFPQPKNLLNSVIGRALGISHARDKLVYIHTNGPRKKVTLLIKWPKNVEVEGYGTKKIDAERQAAAAACQLFKGWGLLGPRNELFDAAKYRILAEQLGCPDERWCSESRWRSKSGPSLADLSTCWRRMEPDEPVQPLEQHNRLPKPIRKEELEEGELEEGELEEGELEEETIDVSNYLSLTHPEARTPPRDMRDGFSLEMTDDSTALRALTQFPLPKNLLAQVIQIATSSSTVKEYMQFRTVGTKTKICKLSLRWPCPMTFAAKGRRKVEAENKAAALACQKLKSLGLVDKNNNPLSHAMYNMTSLRELGENQRKPWHIKVPETTLRKIENYLNHYPLDAHESRPRLAEDMMNLSKESGTLSDAITGKTYIPLSELEEARLSQNLLAVWKRRGSSWQESHPLPVDSHKEAILSAMEQNPVVVIAGDTGCGKTTRIPQLMLEHYILEGRGAQCNMVITQPRRISAISVAQRVAQELGPNMRKNVGYQVRLESKPPARGGALLFCTVGILLRKLQGNPHLEGVSHVIVDEVHERDVNTDFLLILLKGIQKQNPHIRLVLMSATGDNKRFAQYFGDCPVVKVPGFMYPVKEYYLEEIMAMLGRGRNWQYETKQSDEECVLDLELITDLILQIDAQGEPGGLLCFLPGWQEIKGVQQRLLETLGSHNSRYLVLPVHSNIPMMDQQSIFQRPPPGVRKIVLATNIAETSITINDIVHVVDSGTHKEERYDLKTKVSCLETVWVSKSNVVQRRGRAGRCQSGFAYHLFSRSRLDRMPTFQVPEILRTPLENLVVQAKIHMPEKTAVEFLSKALDSPDIKAVDEAVILLQEIGVLDHREALTTLGKRLAQISTDPRLAKAIVLASIYRCIHPLLVIVSCLTRDPFSSSLQNRTEVDKAKAVLSRESGSDHLAFVRAVAGWEEVLRRRDSRARDNYLQDYLLYAPSLRFINGLVKQFSENLYEAYLVPTPMDCLLPSSACNQYSEEEELVKGVLMAGLYPNLIQVRQGKVTRQGKFKPNSYTYRTKAGTVLLHKSTINREASKLYSRWLTYFMAVKSNGGVFVRDSSQVHPLAVLLMTDTDIHVRDDGWRATVSLVDSDLLVLEGDSYTIRLLRDFRVALSRMVETCLCYEMAAIPGDLHHQHSQLLDILVDLLKGPTGSFGT; translated from the exons ATGGCGGCGACCGGCCGGCTCCTGCGGACGCTGGTGGTCGGGGCCGTGGGGCCGCTCGGGGGGACGCGGCCCAGGCTGGGCGGCGGTGGCGGCCGCGGCATGTGGCGGAGGGCCCTGTGCGAGCGCGCGTGCGGGGCCGAGGTGGCGCCGGAGGAGCGGGAGAGCGAGGGCGGCATGAGCTGCGAGGAAGAGCCGCCGGCCGCGGCCCCCTTGGCCTCGGGAGACGATgacgaggaggaggcggcggcggcccaAGGGCTCCGCGGGGCTCCCTTCGGCACGG attcAAGGGATTTGTTGAAGGAATTTCCCCAGCCTAAAAATCTGCTCAACAGTGTTATCGGAAGAGCCCTTGGAATCTCTCACGCCAGAGACAAGCTGGTGTACATCCATACCAATGGGCCACGGAAAAAG GTCACGCTGCTCATCAAGTGGCCAAAGAATGTGGAAGTGGAAGGGTACGGGACCAAGAAGATCGATGCTGAGCGCcaggctgccgccgccgcttgccAGCTCTTCAAG GGTTGGGGCCTGCTGGGCCCCCGGAACGAGCTCTTTGACGCCGCCAAGTACCGCATCCTGGCCGAGCAGCTGGGCTGCCCCGACGAGCGGTGGTGCTCTGAGAGCCGCTGGCGCTCCAAGTCTGGCCCGTCGCTGGCCGACCTCTCGACTTGCTGGCGACGGATGGAGCCCGACGAGCCCGTCCAGCCCCTGGAGCAGCACAACCGGCTGCCGAAACCCATCCGGaaggaggagctggaggagggCGAGCTGGAAGAAGGGGAGCTGGAGGAGGGCGAGCTGGAGGAAGAGACCATTGACGTTTCGAACTACCTGTCTCTGACGCACCCGGAGGCTCGGACCCCTCCCCGGGACATGAG GGATGGCTTCTCTCTTGAAATGACAGATGACAGCACGGCCCTCCGGGCGCTGACTCAGTTTCCTCTGCCCAAAAACCTCCTAGCCCAGGTGATCCAGATTGCCACGTCTTCCTCAACGGTCAAG gaGTACATGCAGTTCCGAACGGTGGGCACCAAGACCAAGATCTGCAAGCTGTCGCTACGCTGGCCCTGCCCCATGACCTTCGCAGCCAAGGGCCGCCGCAAGGTGGAGGCGGAGAACAAAGCCGCCGCCCTGGCCTGCCAGAAGCTGAAG AGCCTGGGCTTGGTGGACAAGAACAATAACCCCCTGAGCCACGCCATGTACAACATGACCTCCCTTCGCGAACTGGGCGAGAACCAGCGGAAGCCGTGGCACATTAAAGTCCCCGAGACGACCCTGCGCAAGATCGAGAACTACCTGAATCAC TATCCTTTGGATGCTCACGAATCTCGGCCGCGGCTTGCCGAAGACATGATGAACTTGAGCAAGGAGTCTGGCACCCTCAGCGATGCCATCACGGGCAAAACCTACATCCCCTTGTCTGAGCTGGAGGAGGCGCGCCTCAGCCAGAACCTGCTGGCGGTTTGGAAGAGGAGGGGCAGTTCCTGGCAAGAGAGCCACCCACTGCCGGTGGATTCCCACAAAGAAGCCATCCTCTCGGCCATGGAGCAGAACCCGGTGGTGGTGATCGCCGGAGACACGGGCTGCGGGAAGACCACCCGCATCCCCCAGTTGATGCTGGAGCACTACATCCTGGAAGGGCGCGGGGCCCAGTGCAACATGGTCATCACCCAGCCTCGGCGGATCAGCGCCATCTCAGTGGCCCAGCGGGTGGCTCAGGAGCTGGGCCCCAACATGAGGAAGAACGTGGGCTACCAGGTGCGGCTGGAGAGCAAGCCCCCGGCCCGGGGAGGGGCCCTCCTCTTCTGCACGGTGGGCATCCTTCTCCGGAAGCTGCAGGGCAACCCCCACCTGGAAGGGGTGAGTCACGTCATCGTGGACGAGGTGCACGAGCGGGATGTCAACACCGACTTCCTCCTCATCCTGCTGAAGGGCATCCAGAAGCAGAACCCCCACATCCGGCTGGTGCTGATGAGCGCCACGGGGGACAATAAGCGCTTCGCCCAGTACTTTGGGGACTGCCCGGTGGTCAAGGTCCCGGGCTTCATGTATCCCGTGAAGGAGTACTACCTGGAGGAGATCATGGCCATGCTCGGGCGCGGCCGGAATTGGCAATACGAGACCAAG CAATCAGACGAGGAGTGTGTCCTTGACCTTGAGCTGATCACGGACCTCATCCTTCAGATTGATGCCCAAGGAGAGCCAG GTGGCCTCCTGTGCTTCCTTCCCGGCTGGCAGGAGATCAAGGGAGTGCAGCAGCGCCTCTTGGAGACGCTTGGATCTCACAACAGCCGCTACCTCGTCTTACCAG ttCATTCCAACATCCCCATGATGGATCAGCAGAGCATCTTCCAACGTCCCCCTCCGGGCGTGAGGAAGATCGTCCTGGCCACCAACATTGCCGAGACCTCCATCACCATCAACGACATTGTCCACGTGGTGGACAGCGGGACCCACAAGGAGGAACGCTACGATCTCAAGACCAAg GTCTCCTGCCTGGAGACGGTGTGGGTGTCCAAGTCGAACGTCGTCCAGAGGCGAGGACGCGCCGGGCGCTGCCAGTCGGGCTTTGCCTACCACCTCTTCTCTCGCAGCCGCCTGGACAGGATGCCCACCTTCCAGGTGCCCGAGATCCTCCGTACACCCCTGGAGAACCTGGTGGTTCAGGCCAAGATCCACATGCCGGAGAAAACG GCGGTGGAATTCCTCTCCAAAGCCCTGGACAGTCCCGACATCAAAGCTGTGGATGAGGCCGTGATCCTGCTGCAGGAGATTG GTGTGCTGGACCACCGGGAGGCCTTGACCACTTTGGGCAAGCGCCTGGCTCAAATCTCCACCGACCCCCGGCTGGCCAAGGCCATTGTGCTGGCCTCCATCTACCGCTGCATCCACCCGCTCCTGGTCATCGTTTCCTGCCTGACGCGGGACCCCTTCAGCAGCAGCCTGCAGAACCGCACCGAGGTGGACAAA gccaAGGCCGTTCTGAGCCGAGAGAGCGGCAGCGACCACTTGGCCTTCGTGCGGGCAGTGGCGGGCTGGGAGGAAGTCCTCCGGCGCAGGGACAGCCGTGCCCGGGACAACTACCTGCAGGACTATCTCCTCTACGCGCCCAGCCTCCGCTTTATCAACG GCCTCGTGAAGCAGTTCTCGGAAAATCTTTACGAAGCCTACCTGGTGCCGACGCCCATGGACTGCCTCCTGCCCTCCTCGGCCTGCAACCAGTACAGTGAGGAAGAGGAGCTGGTGAAGGGCGTCCTGATGGCGGGCCTCTACCCCAATCTCATCCAGGTGAG GCAAGGCAAAGTGACCCGGCAGGGGAAGTTCAAGCCCAACAGCTACACCTACCGGACCAAGGCTGGAACGGTTCTCCTGCACAAGTCGACGATCAACCG GGAAGCGTCGAAGCTGTACAGCCGCTGGTTGACCTACTTCATGGCGGTCAAGTCCAATGGAGGGGTCTTTGTGCGCGATTCCTCGCAGGTGCACCCTTTGGCCGTGTTGCTCATGACGGATACGGACATCCACGTGCGGG ATGACGGCTGGCGGGCCACGGTCTCCCTGGTGGACAGTGACCTCCTGGTGCTGGAAGGAGACTCGTACACCATCCGGCTCTTGCGCGACTTCCGGGTGGCCCTCTCCAGGATGGTGGAGACCTGCCTTTGCTACGAGATGGCGGCCATTCCGGGCGACCTCCACCACCAGCACAGCCAGCTCCTGGACATCCTGGTGGACCTACTCAAGGGGCCGACAGGCAGCTTTGGAACCTAG
- the DHX30 gene encoding ATP-dependent RNA helicase DHX30 isoform X4 translates to MRSVLVGGWHAMLQTVLDISSFDSSLFCFSRNLDPFAAPEMFSLNSCRRDSRDLLKEFPQPKNLLNSVIGRALGISHARDKLVYIHTNGPRKKKVTLLIKWPKNVEVEGYGTKKIDAERQAAAAACQLFKGWGLLGPRNELFDAAKYRILAEQLGCPDERWCSESRWRSKSGPSLADLSTCWRRMEPDEPVQPLEQHNRLPKPIRKEELEEGELEEGELEEGELEEETIDVSNYLSLTHPEARTPPRDMRDGFSLEMTDDSTALRALTQFPLPKNLLAQVIQIATSSSTVKEYMQFRTVGTKTKICKLSLRWPCPMTFAAKGRRKVEAENKAAALACQKLKSLGLVDKNNNPLSHAMYNMTSLRELGENQRKPWHIKVPETTLRKIENYLNHYPLDAHESRPRLAEDMMNLSKESGTLSDAITGKTYIPLSELEEARLSQNLLAVWKRRGSSWQESHPLPVDSHKEAILSAMEQNPVVVIAGDTGCGKTTRIPQLMLEHYILEGRGAQCNMVITQPRRISAISVAQRVAQELGPNMRKNVGYQVRLESKPPARGGALLFCTVGILLRKLQGNPHLEGVSHVIVDEVHERDVNTDFLLILLKGIQKQNPHIRLVLMSATGDNKRFAQYFGDCPVVKVPGFMYPVKEYYLEEIMAMLGRGRNWQYETKQSDEECVLDLELITDLILQIDAQGEPGGLLCFLPGWQEIKGVQQRLLETLGSHNSRYLVLPVHSNIPMMDQQSIFQRPPPGVRKIVLATNIAETSITINDIVHVVDSGTHKEERYDLKTKVSCLETVWVSKSNVVQRRGRAGRCQSGFAYHLFSRSRLDRMPTFQVPEILRTPLENLVVQAKIHMPEKTAVEFLSKALDSPDIKAVDEAVILLQEIGVLDHREALTTLGKRLAQISTDPRLAKAIVLASIYRCIHPLLVIVSCLTRDPFSSSLQNRTEVDKAKAVLSRESGSDHLAFVRAVAGWEEVLRRRDSRARDNYLQDYLLYAPSLRFINGLVKQFSENLYEAYLVPTPMDCLLPSSACNQYSEEEELVKGVLMAGLYPNLIQVRQGKVTRQGKFKPNSYTYRTKAGTVLLHKSTINREASKLYSRWLTYFMAVKSNGGVFVRDSSQVHPLAVLLMTDTDIHVRDDGWRATVSLVDSDLLVLEGDSYTIRLLRDFRVALSRMVETCLCYEMAAIPGDLHHQHSQLLDILVDLLKGPTGSFGT, encoded by the exons attcAAGGGATTTGTTGAAGGAATTTCCCCAGCCTAAAAATCTGCTCAACAGTGTTATCGGAAGAGCCCTTGGAATCTCTCACGCCAGAGACAAGCTGGTGTACATCCATACCAATGGGCCACGGAAAAAG AAGGTCACGCTGCTCATCAAGTGGCCAAAGAATGTGGAAGTGGAAGGGTACGGGACCAAGAAGATCGATGCTGAGCGCcaggctgccgccgccgcttgccAGCTCTTCAAG GGTTGGGGCCTGCTGGGCCCCCGGAACGAGCTCTTTGACGCCGCCAAGTACCGCATCCTGGCCGAGCAGCTGGGCTGCCCCGACGAGCGGTGGTGCTCTGAGAGCCGCTGGCGCTCCAAGTCTGGCCCGTCGCTGGCCGACCTCTCGACTTGCTGGCGACGGATGGAGCCCGACGAGCCCGTCCAGCCCCTGGAGCAGCACAACCGGCTGCCGAAACCCATCCGGaaggaggagctggaggagggCGAGCTGGAAGAAGGGGAGCTGGAGGAGGGCGAGCTGGAGGAAGAGACCATTGACGTTTCGAACTACCTGTCTCTGACGCACCCGGAGGCTCGGACCCCTCCCCGGGACATGAG GGATGGCTTCTCTCTTGAAATGACAGATGACAGCACGGCCCTCCGGGCGCTGACTCAGTTTCCTCTGCCCAAAAACCTCCTAGCCCAGGTGATCCAGATTGCCACGTCTTCCTCAACGGTCAAG gaGTACATGCAGTTCCGAACGGTGGGCACCAAGACCAAGATCTGCAAGCTGTCGCTACGCTGGCCCTGCCCCATGACCTTCGCAGCCAAGGGCCGCCGCAAGGTGGAGGCGGAGAACAAAGCCGCCGCCCTGGCCTGCCAGAAGCTGAAG AGCCTGGGCTTGGTGGACAAGAACAATAACCCCCTGAGCCACGCCATGTACAACATGACCTCCCTTCGCGAACTGGGCGAGAACCAGCGGAAGCCGTGGCACATTAAAGTCCCCGAGACGACCCTGCGCAAGATCGAGAACTACCTGAATCAC TATCCTTTGGATGCTCACGAATCTCGGCCGCGGCTTGCCGAAGACATGATGAACTTGAGCAAGGAGTCTGGCACCCTCAGCGATGCCATCACGGGCAAAACCTACATCCCCTTGTCTGAGCTGGAGGAGGCGCGCCTCAGCCAGAACCTGCTGGCGGTTTGGAAGAGGAGGGGCAGTTCCTGGCAAGAGAGCCACCCACTGCCGGTGGATTCCCACAAAGAAGCCATCCTCTCGGCCATGGAGCAGAACCCGGTGGTGGTGATCGCCGGAGACACGGGCTGCGGGAAGACCACCCGCATCCCCCAGTTGATGCTGGAGCACTACATCCTGGAAGGGCGCGGGGCCCAGTGCAACATGGTCATCACCCAGCCTCGGCGGATCAGCGCCATCTCAGTGGCCCAGCGGGTGGCTCAGGAGCTGGGCCCCAACATGAGGAAGAACGTGGGCTACCAGGTGCGGCTGGAGAGCAAGCCCCCGGCCCGGGGAGGGGCCCTCCTCTTCTGCACGGTGGGCATCCTTCTCCGGAAGCTGCAGGGCAACCCCCACCTGGAAGGGGTGAGTCACGTCATCGTGGACGAGGTGCACGAGCGGGATGTCAACACCGACTTCCTCCTCATCCTGCTGAAGGGCATCCAGAAGCAGAACCCCCACATCCGGCTGGTGCTGATGAGCGCCACGGGGGACAATAAGCGCTTCGCCCAGTACTTTGGGGACTGCCCGGTGGTCAAGGTCCCGGGCTTCATGTATCCCGTGAAGGAGTACTACCTGGAGGAGATCATGGCCATGCTCGGGCGCGGCCGGAATTGGCAATACGAGACCAAG CAATCAGACGAGGAGTGTGTCCTTGACCTTGAGCTGATCACGGACCTCATCCTTCAGATTGATGCCCAAGGAGAGCCAG GTGGCCTCCTGTGCTTCCTTCCCGGCTGGCAGGAGATCAAGGGAGTGCAGCAGCGCCTCTTGGAGACGCTTGGATCTCACAACAGCCGCTACCTCGTCTTACCAG ttCATTCCAACATCCCCATGATGGATCAGCAGAGCATCTTCCAACGTCCCCCTCCGGGCGTGAGGAAGATCGTCCTGGCCACCAACATTGCCGAGACCTCCATCACCATCAACGACATTGTCCACGTGGTGGACAGCGGGACCCACAAGGAGGAACGCTACGATCTCAAGACCAAg GTCTCCTGCCTGGAGACGGTGTGGGTGTCCAAGTCGAACGTCGTCCAGAGGCGAGGACGCGCCGGGCGCTGCCAGTCGGGCTTTGCCTACCACCTCTTCTCTCGCAGCCGCCTGGACAGGATGCCCACCTTCCAGGTGCCCGAGATCCTCCGTACACCCCTGGAGAACCTGGTGGTTCAGGCCAAGATCCACATGCCGGAGAAAACG GCGGTGGAATTCCTCTCCAAAGCCCTGGACAGTCCCGACATCAAAGCTGTGGATGAGGCCGTGATCCTGCTGCAGGAGATTG GTGTGCTGGACCACCGGGAGGCCTTGACCACTTTGGGCAAGCGCCTGGCTCAAATCTCCACCGACCCCCGGCTGGCCAAGGCCATTGTGCTGGCCTCCATCTACCGCTGCATCCACCCGCTCCTGGTCATCGTTTCCTGCCTGACGCGGGACCCCTTCAGCAGCAGCCTGCAGAACCGCACCGAGGTGGACAAA gccaAGGCCGTTCTGAGCCGAGAGAGCGGCAGCGACCACTTGGCCTTCGTGCGGGCAGTGGCGGGCTGGGAGGAAGTCCTCCGGCGCAGGGACAGCCGTGCCCGGGACAACTACCTGCAGGACTATCTCCTCTACGCGCCCAGCCTCCGCTTTATCAACG GCCTCGTGAAGCAGTTCTCGGAAAATCTTTACGAAGCCTACCTGGTGCCGACGCCCATGGACTGCCTCCTGCCCTCCTCGGCCTGCAACCAGTACAGTGAGGAAGAGGAGCTGGTGAAGGGCGTCCTGATGGCGGGCCTCTACCCCAATCTCATCCAGGTGAG GCAAGGCAAAGTGACCCGGCAGGGGAAGTTCAAGCCCAACAGCTACACCTACCGGACCAAGGCTGGAACGGTTCTCCTGCACAAGTCGACGATCAACCG GGAAGCGTCGAAGCTGTACAGCCGCTGGTTGACCTACTTCATGGCGGTCAAGTCCAATGGAGGGGTCTTTGTGCGCGATTCCTCGCAGGTGCACCCTTTGGCCGTGTTGCTCATGACGGATACGGACATCCACGTGCGGG ATGACGGCTGGCGGGCCACGGTCTCCCTGGTGGACAGTGACCTCCTGGTGCTGGAAGGAGACTCGTACACCATCCGGCTCTTGCGCGACTTCCGGGTGGCCCTCTCCAGGATGGTGGAGACCTGCCTTTGCTACGAGATGGCGGCCATTCCGGGCGACCTCCACCACCAGCACAGCCAGCTCCTGGACATCCTGGTGGACCTACTCAAGGGGCCGACAGGCAGCTTTGGAACCTAG